One Thermodesulfobacteriota bacterium genomic window carries:
- a CDS encoding dihydroorotase translates to MRVLIKGGRVIDPSQEIDQTANILIEDGKVKSFPKDIKKLEKESDIQVIDARGNIVAPGLIDLHVHLREPGFEHKETIRTGCEAAAAGGFTSVVCMPNTNPVNDNASVTEYILLKARTEGIVNVFPVGAITKGEKGEILAEIGEMWEAGCVGISDDGWPVMNSKLMRHAMEYVKAYGIPVISHAEDLNLSAHGVMNEGFTSTILGLRGIPNASEEVMVSRDITLAELTGAHLHIAHVSTAGAVRLIRDAKKRGVNVTAEATPHHFSLTDKVVLSYDTNAKVNPPIRGEKDVEAIKEGLKDGTIDVIATDHAPHSEDEKKVEFDLAPFGISGLETGLPLSLQLVKDGVLTLPELVKKLTVNPAKIIGIDRGTLKTGAIADVVIFDPDKSVKVDREKFRSKGKNTPFHGWELSGCVLHTIVGGKVVFSG, encoded by the coding sequence ATGAGGGTTCTCATAAAAGGAGGACGGGTTATAGACCCTTCCCAGGAGATTGACCAAACTGCAAACATCCTGATAGAAGACGGCAAGGTCAAGAGTTTTCCCAAAGACATAAAGAAATTAGAGAAGGAATCGGATATACAAGTAATCGATGCCCGGGGCAACATTGTTGCTCCCGGGTTAATCGACCTGCATGTACATCTCCGAGAACCGGGCTTTGAGCACAAAGAGACCATACGCACCGGGTGCGAGGCGGCGGCAGCCGGAGGGTTTACGTCCGTAGTCTGTATGCCCAACACCAACCCGGTGAACGACAATGCGTCCGTGACCGAGTACATACTCTTGAAGGCCCGTACCGAGGGGATAGTGAACGTATTCCCGGTAGGCGCAATCACCAAGGGAGAGAAGGGGGAAATCCTTGCCGAGATCGGCGAGATGTGGGAGGCCGGATGTGTAGGAATCTCGGACGACGGCTGGCCGGTGATGAACTCTAAGCTAATGCGCCATGCCATGGAGTATGTGAAGGCTTACGGCATTCCGGTCATATCCCATGCCGAGGATTTAAACCTCTCTGCCCACGGTGTGATGAACGAGGGATTTACCTCGACCATACTCGGGCTAAGGGGAATACCAAACGCATCGGAGGAGGTAATGGTCTCCCGCGATATCACCCTGGCCGAGCTTACCGGCGCTCATCTGCACATAGCCCACGTTTCCACAGCCGGAGCGGTAAGGCTTATACGGGATGCTAAAAAACGAGGAGTGAATGTAACCGCCGAGGCTACACCTCATCATTTTAGCCTCACCGACAAGGTTGTTCTTAGTTACGACACCAATGCCAAGGTAAACCCGCCCATAAGGGGCGAAAAGGATGTCGAGGCGATAAAAGAAGGGCTAAAGGACGGCACGATAGACGTGATTGCCACCGACCATGCACCTCATAGCGAGGATGAAAAGAAGGTCGAGTTCGACCTGGCTCCTTTCGGAATCTCCGGCTTGGAGACGGGGCTTCCGCTTTCGCTCCAGCTTGTCAAAGACGGTGTTTTAACCCTTCCTGAATTAGTAAAGAAACTAACCGTTAATCCCGCGAAGATAATTGGAATTGATAGAGGAACGCTAAAAACCGGGGCAATTGCCGACGTGGTCATATTCGACCCGGATAAGAGCGTCAAAGTTGACCGAGAGAAATTCCGTTCCAAGGGAAAGAACACCCCCTTCCACGGCTGGGAACTCTCCGGATGCGTTCTCCACACCATCGTGGGTGGGAAGGTTGTGTTTTCTGGTTGA